Proteins encoded together in one Felis catus isolate Fca126 chromosome B3, F.catus_Fca126_mat1.0, whole genome shotgun sequence window:
- the DUOXA2 gene encoding dual oxidase maturation factor 2 isoform X2, with amino-acid sequence MTLWNGELPFYPQPRHAPGISVPLLIVILVFLALAASFLLILPGIRGHSRWFWLVRVLLSLFIGAEIVGTPVQQLNETIDYNERFNWRLGENYAEEYSEALEKGLPDPVLYLAEKFTPSSPCGLYRQYRLAGHYASATLWVAFCFWLLSNGLLSMPVPLYGGLALLTTGAFTLFSIFAFASISSVQLCPLRLGSATLTTHYGAAFWVTLATGILCLLLGVAVVSLHYSWPSALRTFLDQSGKDYGSQAKGSSPLILNNPLHKQFGALDLTTNTNL; translated from the exons ATGACTCTGTGGAATGGTGAGCTGCCTTTCTACCCCCAGCCCCGGCATGCCCCTGGCATCAGCGTCCCACTGCTCATCGTCATTCTGGTGTTCTTGGCCTTGGCTGCCAGCTTCCTGCTCATCTTGCCTGGGATTCGTGGCCACTCG CGCTGGTTCTGGCTGGTGAGAGTTCTTCTCAGTCTCTTCATAGGCGCAGAAATTGTGG GGACCCCAGTGCAGCAGCTGAACGAGACCATAGACTACAACGAGCGCTTCAACTGGCGTCTGGGCGAGAACTATGCCGAGGAGTACTCGGAGGCGCTTGAGAAGGGGCTGCCAGATCCAGTTCTCTACTTGGCCGAGAAGTTCACCCCGAGCAGCCCCTGCGGGCTCTACCGCCAGTACCGCCTGGCGGGGCACTATGCCTCGGCCACGCTGTG GGTGGCTTTCTGCTTCTGGCTCCTCTCCAACGGGCTGCTCTCCATGCCGGTTCCGCTCTACGGGGGCCTGGCGCTCCTGACCACCGGTGCCTTCACGCTCTTCTCTATCTTCGCCTTCGCCTCCATCTCCAGCGTGCAGCTCTGCCCGCTCCGTCTCGGCTCCGCCACTCTCACCACTCACTATGGCGCCGCCTTTTGGGTCACCCTGGCCACCG GCATCCTGTGCCTCCTGCTGGGAGTGGCGGTGGTGAGTCTCCACTACTCTTGGCCCAGCGCGCTTCGCACCTTCTTGGACCAAAGCGGCAAGGACTATGGTAGCCAGGCGAAAGGGAGCTCGCCTCTCATCCTGAACAACCCACTGCATAAGCAGTTTGGAGCCCTGGACTTAACGACCAATACTAACCTCTGA
- the DUOXA2 gene encoding dual oxidase maturation factor 2 isoform X1, whose amino-acid sequence MTLWNGELPFYPQPRHAPGISVPLLIVILVFLALAASFLLILPGIRGHSRWFWLVRVLLSLFIGAEIVAVHFSAQWSVGGVNTNTSYKAFSAARVRAHVGLHVGLEGINITLTGTPVQQLNETIDYNERFNWRLGENYAEEYSEALEKGLPDPVLYLAEKFTPSSPCGLYRQYRLAGHYASATLWVAFCFWLLSNGLLSMPVPLYGGLALLTTGAFTLFSIFAFASISSVQLCPLRLGSATLTTHYGAAFWVTLATGILCLLLGVAVVSLHYSWPSALRTFLDQSGKDYGSQAKGSSPLILNNPLHKQFGALDLTTNTNL is encoded by the exons ATGACTCTGTGGAATGGTGAGCTGCCTTTCTACCCCCAGCCCCGGCATGCCCCTGGCATCAGCGTCCCACTGCTCATCGTCATTCTGGTGTTCTTGGCCTTGGCTGCCAGCTTCCTGCTCATCTTGCCTGGGATTCGTGGCCACTCG CGCTGGTTCTGGCTGGTGAGAGTTCTTCTCAGTCTCTTCATAGGCGCAGAAATTGTGG CCGTGCACTTCAGCGCACAGTGGTCAGTGGGTGGGGTGAACACCAACACATCCTACAAGGCCTTCAGCGCAGCACGAGTCAGAGCCCACGTTGGTCTGCACGTCGGCCTGGAGGGAATTAATATTACACTCACAG GGACCCCAGTGCAGCAGCTGAACGAGACCATAGACTACAACGAGCGCTTCAACTGGCGTCTGGGCGAGAACTATGCCGAGGAGTACTCGGAGGCGCTTGAGAAGGGGCTGCCAGATCCAGTTCTCTACTTGGCCGAGAAGTTCACCCCGAGCAGCCCCTGCGGGCTCTACCGCCAGTACCGCCTGGCGGGGCACTATGCCTCGGCCACGCTGTG GGTGGCTTTCTGCTTCTGGCTCCTCTCCAACGGGCTGCTCTCCATGCCGGTTCCGCTCTACGGGGGCCTGGCGCTCCTGACCACCGGTGCCTTCACGCTCTTCTCTATCTTCGCCTTCGCCTCCATCTCCAGCGTGCAGCTCTGCCCGCTCCGTCTCGGCTCCGCCACTCTCACCACTCACTATGGCGCCGCCTTTTGGGTCACCCTGGCCACCG GCATCCTGTGCCTCCTGCTGGGAGTGGCGGTGGTGAGTCTCCACTACTCTTGGCCCAGCGCGCTTCGCACCTTCTTGGACCAAAGCGGCAAGGACTATGGTAGCCAGGCGAAAGGGAGCTCGCCTCTCATCCTGAACAACCCACTGCATAAGCAGTTTGGAGCCCTGGACTTAACGACCAATACTAACCTCTGA
- the DUOXA1 gene encoding dual oxidase maturation factor 1 yields the protein MAAFGHTFPFYTGLKPIFPMDTTLAVIIAIFLTALVTFIIILPGIRGKMRVFWLLRVVTSLFIGAVILAVNFSSEWFVGQVSTNTSYKAFSSKWISADVGLQVGLGGVNITLTGIPVQQLNETINYNEEFTWRLGENYAEGYAKALEKGLPDPVLYLAEKFTPNSPCGLHGQYRLAGHYTSATLWVAFLCWLLANVMLSMPVLVYGGHMLLATGVFQLLGLLFFSTATSLTPPCPLRLGTATLHTHHGPAFWITLTTGLLCVLLGLAMAVAHRMHPQRLKAFFTQSSGEDPAPEWNPEEGGLLSPRYRSTAESPEPQDIPLSEASSEACCKKEHPREPDCTL from the exons ATGGCTGCTTTTGGACACACATTCCCCTTCTATACTGGCCTCAAGCCAATCTTCCCAATGGACACCACTTTGGCCGTCATCATTGCCATCTTTCTGACTGCACTGGTCACCTTCATCATCATCCTGCCTGGCATTCGGGGCAAGATG AGGGTGTTCTGGCTGCTGCGGGTGGTGACCAGCTTATTCATCGGGGCCGTGATCCTAG CTGTGAATTTCAGTTCTGAGTGGTTCGTGGGCCAGGTCAGCACCAACACATCATACAAGGCCTTCAGTTCCAAATGGATCAGTGCTGACGTTGGGCTGCAGGTTGGTCTGGGAGGAGTCAACATTACACTTACAG GGATCCCAGTGCAGCAGTTGAATGAGACCATCAATTACAATGAGGAATTCACATGGCGCCTGGGTGAAAACTATGCTGAGGGATATGCAAAGGCATTGGAGAAGGGGCTGCCAGACCCTGTGCTCTATCTGGCTGAGAAGTTCACCCCGAACAGCCCATGTGGACTGCATGGCCAGTACCGCCTGGCAGGACACTACACCTCAGCCACACTCTG GGTGGCATTCCTCTGCTGGCTGCTGGCCAATGTGATGCTGTCCATGCCCGTGCTGGTCTATGGTGGCCACATGCTGCTAGCCACAGGCGTCTTCCAGCTGTTGGGACTGCTCTTCTTCTCCACGGCCACATCACTCACACCACCCTGTCCCCTGCGCCTGGGCACTGCTACACTGCACACTCACCACGGGCCTGCCTTCTGGATCACATTGACCACAG GACTGCTTTGTGTGCTGCTGGGCCTGGCCATGGCAGTGGCCCACAGGATGCATCCCCAAAGGCTGAAGGCTTTCTTCACCCAGAGTTCAGGAGAGGATCCTGCGCCGGAATGGAATCCTGAAGAAGGGGGACTCCTGAGTCCTCGCTACCGGTCCACAGCCGAGAGTCCTGAGCCTCAGGACATTCCCCTGTCAGAGGCTTCCTCTGAGGCATGCTGTAAGAAGGAGCATCCCAGAGAGCCTGACTGTACCCTATAA